A portion of the Hydractinia symbiolongicarpus strain clone_291-10 chromosome 10, HSymV2.1, whole genome shotgun sequence genome contains these proteins:
- the LOC130613094 gene encoding uncharacterized protein LOC130613094 translates to MSWLRSRRRTLDIVSEIEENSGSKTLSDMSLGTYNSTNVNGNLDMDVTNNNISIRPNNARVSTDNALNSPISVDTTGRNTQTHTFMNGLIETTQNEVTVINVASCKASSLDSIHLEGIDDGIGDIVRIEIEEQCKTFGGKLPRRWTFDSDSSQVSANILAVPDNFLETFSDSEQCKKDAVEEEEEREIKNNFKSCLAHPRLSLDSKIGMITTSEIDILNVLPKLREQCKTPETKQRKSISWAEDLETVHEIEKIKTRRMSLSALFKKL, encoded by the coding sequence ATGTCGTGGCTTCGTTCTCGCAGAAGGACACTCGACATTGTCAGTGAGATCGAAGAAAATAGTGGCTCCAAGACGCTGTCTGACATGAGCCTAGGTACCTATAACTCAACAAATGTAAATGGTAATTTGGACATGGATGTAACAAATAACAATATTAGTATTCGTCCAAATAATGCCAGGGTTAGTACCGATAATGCTCTAAACAGTCCTATCAGTGTTGACACTACAGGAAGAAATACACAAACACATACTTTCATGAATGGTCTTATTGAAACTACACAAAATGAAGTGACAGTGATTAATGTGGCGTCCTGTAAAGCCAGTTCCCTCGATTCTATTCATTTGGAGGGAATTGATGATGGTATTGGTGATATTGTTAGAATTGAAATTGAAGAGCAATGCAAAACATTTGGCGGCAAGTTACCAAGACGGTGGACGTTTGATAGCGATTCCTCACAAGTGTCTGCGAATATTCTTGCTGTTCCTGATAACTTTTTGGAGACATTTAGTGACTCAGAACAGTGTAAAAAAGATGCAGTTGAAGAAGAGGaggaaagagaaataaaaaataactttaagagCTGTTTAGCTCACCCAAGACTATCATTAGATTCTAAGATTGGCATGATAACAACATCGGAAATtgatattttaaatgttttacctAAGTTAAGAGAACAGTGTAAAACGCCAGAAACTAAGCAAAGAAAAAGCATTTCTTGGGCTGAAGATCTAGAAACTGTGCACGAAATTGAGAAAATAAAAACGAGAAGAATGTCGTTGTCAGCTTTATTTAAGAAGTTATAA
- the LOC130612942 gene encoding tigger transposable element-derived protein 6-like — protein MAMSKQQLAGKLAKKTLSLDDKIKKLADIYKIGKTAAANILRDEKKIREQHEIFREKTKKRNRHGKYHKINEILFEWYKRCCASNIYPNGVMLKEEALEIKEKLQNSDFDNFSASDGWLDRWKTTYSVKERRIVGEAGDVSTETVTSWMERIKELVEGYSLENIWNMDESGCFFKALPAKGLVEKGKQAKGGKKSKLRLTVAFFVNAAGEKIDQPVVIWKSKVPRCFKKLKDPSRPANVHYFSNPKSWMTSQVMETVLARFNRKLLFEDRKVILFLDNATCHPESMIGQFSQIKIIFLPKNTTSRLQPLDAGIIQNFKVKYRKRLVKYVLARIQENKSATEIIKSVDILMAIQWVQDAWKEVTNLTIKNCFEKCGVVQGESELMEDQEDDLEFEALVKELTEDMSAAEYIDFDADVPASEPRINELEINWRHQIREASINAIENPEMACQVEEISEDDDESEDVVEEEMLGFTELITMLDKIKRSTIFDDTCQEMLSTITKKIEELQLQNRKQSSIKDYFK, from the exons ATGGCAATGTCGAAGCAGCAGCTTGCTGGTAAACTAGCGAAGAAAACTTTATCATTAGATGATAAGATCAA AAAACTAGCAGACATTTACAAGATTGGAAAGACAGCCGCAGCAAATATTTTAAGAGACGAAAAGAAAATTCGTGAACAACATGAAATTTTTcgtgagaaaacaaaaaaacgtaacCGCCATGGCAAGTATCACAAGATAAATGAGATCTTATTCGAATGGTACAAAAGATGTTGCGCTTCTAACATCTACCCTAATGGTGTAATGCTTAAAGAGGAGGCGTTGGAAATTAAGGAAAAACTTCAGAACAGCGATTTTGATAATTTCTCCGCCTCTGACGGTTGGTTGGATCGTTGGAAAACAACATATTCCGTCAAAGAACGTCGTATTGTTGGTGAAGCTGGTGACGTTTCTACAGAAACGGTTACTTCCTGGATGGAGAGGATCAAAGAATTGGTTGAAGGTTATTCActagaaaatatttggaacatggaCGAGTCTGGCTGTTTTTTTAAAGCTCTACCGGCCAAAGGGTTAGTGGAAAAAGGAAAACAAGCAAAAGGTGGGAAAAAGTCAAAGCTTAGAttaactgtcgctttttttgtaaatgcagCTGGGGAAAAGATCGACCAGCCTGTTGTTATCTGGAAGAGTAAAGTCCcgcgttgttttaaaaaattgaaagatccATCGCGTCCAGCTAACGTTCACTACTTTTCAAATCCTAAATCTTGGATGACATCTCAAGTAATGGAAACTGTACTGGCACGTTTTAAcagaaaacttttatttgaGGACAGAAAAGTTATTCTTTTTCTGGACAACGCCACCTGTCATCCGGAGTCAATGATAGGCCAGTTTTCACAaatcaaaatcattttcttaCCGAAGAACACAACTTCAAGGCTTCAACCACTCGATGCGGGGATCATCCAAAACTTCAAGGTGAAGTACAGAAAAAGACTGGTCAAATACGTGCTTGCAAGGATCCAGGAGAATAAATCTGCAACTGAAATTATCAAGAGCGTAGACATACTTATGGCTATTCAATGGGTTCAAGATGCGTGGAAAGAAGTAACCAACTTGACCATCAAAAATTGTTTCGAGAAATGTGGCGTAGTTCAAGGAGAAAGTGAATTGATGGAAGATCAAGAAGATGACTTGGAATTTGAAGCTCTGGTGAAGGAATTAACTGAAGATATGTCTGCTGCAGAATACATCGATTTTGACGCCGATGTTCCAGCTTCGGAGCCAAGAATTAACGAATTAGAAATAAATTGGCGACATCAAATCCGAGAAGCTAGCATTAACGCAATTGAAAATCCAGAGATGGCATGTCAGGTCGAAGAGATTTCCGAGGATGATGATGAGAGTGAAGACGTGGTTGAAGAAGAAATGCTTGGTTTCACCGAGCTAATCACTATGCTTGATAAAATTAAGCGATCtactatttttgatgatacatgCCAAGAAATGTTGTCAACCATTACGAAAAAGATTGAGGAACTTCAGcttcaaaatagaaaacaatccTCAATCAAAGATTATTTCAAATAG